The proteins below are encoded in one region of candidate division WOR-3 bacterium:
- a CDS encoding radical SAM protein, which translates to MEKAYLKSALNVGLICPGGNRATFSSLSLHYIKKELSAEPGVFTDFILENRDVFKGQESGYEIEKFDILAVTASWAGDYFKLSKIIPFLKKKRKNLKVLCGGAGVLTVPYSFLEICDAIFVGDGDGIFPEIFKDFLSEKTDMPWLLFKGERKLSPIRFAPIGVGRSVKFCRISSFGESGLVEISRGCPFSCKFCWLGSLRNKFEPRETNSIVSDINSLPKGKIGLVSAALLSHPDIKSILEACPEVSLPSCRADLLSAEIISLFAKKNAHTLTLAPETFSEELSFEIGKPFRRKKYFEIFKQAKAEGFSKIKLYFLTGLPTSREEDAKETAQTIRELWDYSKIKIEASFGQFIPMPFSPYSGKNIADNQVHLMEREILEKELKGSKISFFFSQEKKTRKIYNLVKNNTISFGGSLNSPFNGR; encoded by the coding sequence ATGGAGAAAGCGTATTTAAAATCCGCCCTCAACGTTGGACTTATCTGCCCAGGCGGAAACAGGGCGACGTTTTCTTCTCTAAGCCTCCATTATATCAAAAAGGAGCTCTCTGCAGAACCCGGGGTTTTCACCGATTTTATACTTGAAAACCGGGATGTATTCAAAGGACAGGAGAGCGGATATGAAATAGAAAAGTTCGACATCCTGGCGGTGACGGCGAGCTGGGCGGGAGATTATTTCAAACTTTCAAAAATAATCCCGTTTTTGAAGAAAAAAAGAAAAAACCTGAAGGTGCTGTGCGGCGGGGCTGGAGTCTTGACAGTCCCCTATTCCTTTCTTGAAATATGCGACGCTATATTTGTTGGAGACGGAGACGGAATATTCCCGGAGATTTTCAAGGATTTTTTGTCTGAGAAGACGGATATGCCATGGCTGTTATTCAAAGGTGAAAGGAAACTGTCACCCATAAGATTCGCCCCCATCGGCGTTGGTAGATCTGTAAAATTCTGCCGGATTTCTTCCTTTGGCGAATCCGGACTCGTCGAGATCTCAAGAGGTTGTCCTTTTAGTTGCAAATTTTGCTGGCTTGGATCTCTAAGAAACAAGTTCGAGCCCAGAGAAACAAATAGCATAGTCAGCGACATAAACAGCCTGCCCAAAGGTAAGATCGGACTCGTCAGCGCGGCTCTTTTAAGCCACCCGGATATTAAATCGATATTGGAAGCATGCCCTGAAGTCTCCCTTCCGTCATGCAGAGCCGACCTTTTATCCGCAGAAATAATCTCTCTCTTCGCAAAAAAAAACGCCCATACCCTGACCCTTGCGCCCGAGACATTTTCAGAAGAGCTTTCTTTTGAAATCGGAAAACCTTTCAGGCGTAAAAAATATTTTGAAATATTCAAACAGGCTAAAGCAGAAGGCTTTAGTAAGATAAAGCTGTATTTTTTGACAGGGCTGCCTACATCTAGAGAAGAAGACGCGAAAGAGACTGCGCAGACTATCAGAGAACTTTGGGATTACTCCAAAATTAAAATAGAAGCTTCTTTCGGCCAGTTCATACCCATGCCGTTTTCACCTTACTCCGGTAAAAACATAGCCGATAACCAGGTGCATCTTATGGAAAGGGAAATTTTGGAAAAAGAGCTCAAAGGATCAAAAATTTCATTTTTTTTCTCTCAAGAGAAAAAAACCCGAAAAATTTACAACCTAGTTAAAAATAACACAATCTCTTTCGGCGGAAGTTTAAATTCCCCTTTCAATGGAAGATAA
- a CDS encoding PHP domain-containing protein, giving the protein MSKYVRVETHLHTFISKDGMIKLQDIIRSIEEGKTDKVFITDHDKVENALNYAKKFPGIIFPGEEVATLSGELLLLFVSEKIPPGLTLEKTVEIAIDQQCFISIPHPFDRFRGSRISGDIEKAAALADAVEVKNARCLFGGDNSKALLFAREKGLLFTAGSDAHSPCEIGRCGLLMPDFQDCQSFRQSLKDARIIGGLSPFFVHFLSSFEKWRKRI; this is encoded by the coding sequence TTGTCAAAATACGTGAGAGTTGAAACCCATCTTCATACCTTTATTTCAAAAGACGGAATGATAAAACTCCAAGACATTATCAGGTCCATCGAAGAGGGTAAGACCGACAAGGTTTTTATCACCGACCACGACAAGGTCGAAAACGCTCTGAACTATGCAAAAAAGTTTCCCGGAATTATATTTCCCGGAGAAGAAGTGGCAACTCTTTCAGGCGAACTTCTCCTTCTTTTCGTGAGCGAAAAGATTCCGCCGGGGTTGACGCTTGAAAAAACAGTTGAAATCGCGATAGACCAACAATGCTTTATATCAATTCCCCACCCGTTTGACCGTTTCAGAGGTTCGAGAATCAGCGGTGATATAGAAAAGGCGGCAGCCCTTGCAGACGCGGTTGAAGTAAAAAACGCCAGATGCCTTTTCGGCGGGGATAACTCCAAGGCTCTCCTTTTCGCCAGAGAAAAGGGACTTTTATTCACCGCGGGAAGCGACGCTCACAGCCCTTGCGAGATTGGAAGGTGCGGACTTCTTATGCCGGATTTTCAGGACTGCCAGTCTTTCAGGCAGTCTCTGAAAGACGCCCGAATTATCGGCGGCTTGAGTCCATTTTTCGTACACTTCTTATCCTCTTTTGAAAAATGGAGAAAGCGTATTTAA
- a CDS encoding tetratricopeptide repeat protein produces the protein MTPEEIVPQNQDEIEDMINSGLSYIEEKKYKEAEELFKKAAESGSSEANYNLGVLYGMVYLKDLTYEEMWEENSDLEIWFERAELAYQTAIELDKKNIHAMRNLATLYAERNQKEDALTLLRKVLEISQDEDYNQHIKDQMGDVEAM, from the coding sequence ATGACACCTGAAGAAATAGTCCCCCAAAATCAGGATGAAATTGAAGACATGATCAATTCAGGGCTTTCTTATATCGAGGAGAAAAAATACAAGGAAGCGGAAGAACTTTTCAAAAAAGCCGCCGAATCAGGTTCATCGGAAGCTAACTATAACCTCGGCGTTCTATACGGAATGGTCTACCTCAAGGATTTGACCTATGAAGAGATGTGGGAAGAAAATTCGGATTTAGAAATTTGGTTTGAGAGAGCCGAATTGGCTTATCAAACCGCGATTGAATTGGATAAAAAAAATATTCACGCCATGAGAAACCTTGCCACTCTTTACGCCGAGAGAAACCAGAAAGAAGATGCTCTTACGCTGTTGAGAAAGGTTTTAGAAATTTCACAGGACGAAGACTACAATCAGCATATAAAAGACCAGATGGGTGACGTCGAGGCGATGTAG
- the mutL gene encoding DNA mismatch repair endonuclease MutL, with protein sequence MGQIKKLDGYLISKIAAGEVLQGIHSVVKELVENSLDAGATKIDVFIENGGFTGITVKDDGKGILPEDMELALTRHATSKIDSFEALLNLASYGFRGEALASISSVSRIELQSSTEEDSCFSLVLEGGEKKDFSPTVCQRGTKVEVQDIFFNVPARRKFLKTPRYESLRAKKALACLALANLGVSFSWSEVEQKKNIRVGPDSDLIDRYCAFISPDLMDHFVPFERIMPDIKIYGILGEPFVAAKKPFSPVFVNKRAVAEKSISAAVRAGFGSLVFDRLPVFAVFIEIDPALVDVNVHPSKDEVKLSDQGFVFREVRRAVENALSKSSVKIFDTQTFNVSELEVFKEKTDVETSRQIETENHAALKENMTIYENAPFFASSFFQIHDTYIVVETKGGVIFIDQHAAAERILYEEILYKRDIEIQNLLFPVVVNLNEDLWSMIEETKGKILISAGFQIKILSGAITIESVPSGIENTSHSEIASLVRDIIEQEGRDESREKIAARVACKAAIKAGDKLDRTEIEKLVGRLFLCRQPHICPHGRPTMFRITNGEIEKKFGRIK encoded by the coding sequence ATGGGGCAAATAAAAAAACTCGACGGTTATCTGATTTCAAAGATAGCTGCGGGCGAGGTCCTTCAGGGCATACATTCGGTCGTAAAAGAGCTTGTAGAAAACTCGCTTGACGCCGGAGCGACAAAAATTGACGTGTTTATCGAAAACGGCGGATTCACAGGTATAACCGTCAAAGACGACGGCAAAGGAATTCTTCCCGAAGACATGGAGCTAGCTCTGACGCGACACGCTACAAGCAAAATCGACAGTTTCGAAGCTCTTTTAAACCTTGCTTCCTATGGCTTCAGGGGTGAAGCGCTCGCTTCCATAAGCTCTGTTTCGAGGATTGAGCTTCAGAGTTCTACGGAAGAGGACTCATGCTTTTCTCTAGTTTTAGAAGGAGGGGAAAAAAAGGATTTTTCACCTACGGTTTGTCAGAGAGGAACTAAGGTTGAAGTCCAAGACATATTTTTCAACGTTCCAGCCAGAAGAAAGTTTTTAAAAACCCCAAGATACGAGTCTTTAAGAGCTAAAAAGGCATTAGCCTGTCTTGCGCTCGCTAATTTGGGGGTCAGCTTTTCGTGGTCTGAAGTCGAACAGAAAAAAAACATCAGGGTTGGCCCTGACTCCGATCTTATAGACAGGTACTGTGCTTTCATATCTCCGGATTTGATGGATCATTTCGTGCCGTTTGAAAGGATAATGCCGGACATAAAAATATACGGCATACTCGGAGAGCCTTTTGTTGCCGCCAAAAAACCTTTCAGCCCTGTTTTTGTGAACAAGAGAGCTGTTGCTGAAAAGAGCATCAGCGCCGCTGTGAGGGCCGGATTCGGCTCGCTTGTCTTTGACCGTCTCCCAGTCTTTGCCGTTTTCATAGAAATCGACCCCGCGCTTGTCGATGTAAATGTTCACCCCTCGAAAGATGAGGTCAAATTAAGCGATCAGGGCTTTGTGTTTAGAGAGGTCAGAAGAGCTGTTGAAAACGCTCTTTCCAAGTCGAGTGTCAAGATTTTCGACACCCAGACCTTTAATGTTTCAGAATTGGAAGTTTTCAAAGAAAAGACGGATGTTGAAACTTCTCGGCAAATCGAGACTGAGAATCATGCCGCCTTGAAGGAAAACATGACGATTTATGAAAACGCGCCTTTTTTTGCCTCTTCCTTCTTTCAGATACACGACACATACATTGTTGTCGAGACAAAAGGCGGGGTGATTTTCATAGACCAGCACGCTGCCGCCGAGAGAATACTTTACGAGGAAATTCTCTACAAAAGGGATATTGAAATTCAAAATCTGCTTTTTCCGGTCGTCGTAAACTTAAACGAAGACCTCTGGAGCATGATAGAAGAGACAAAAGGAAAGATTTTAATTTCCGCGGGATTTCAGATAAAGATCCTAAGCGGAGCGATAACAATCGAAAGCGTCCCCTCGGGAATCGAAAATACGTCCCATTCGGAGATCGCGTCTTTGGTAAGAGACATAATAGAACAGGAAGGAAGGGACGAAAGCAGGGAAAAAATCGCCGCAAGGGTAGCTTGCAAAGCTGCCATAAAAGCGGGGGACAAACTCGACAGAACCGAAATAGAAAAGCTTGTGGGCAGACTTTTTCTCTGCCGCCAGCCGCATATATGCCCTCATGGAAGGCCGACTATGTTCCGTATAACAAACGGGGAGATCGAGAAGAAATTCGGAAGAATCAAATGA
- the miaA gene encoding tRNA (adenosine(37)-N6)-dimethylallyltransferase MiaA, translating to MKSIPVITGATAVGKTDVALLILDMKEADYILSADSRKVYRGLTVGTSSPSLEEIKKYPYELISVRDPDSFFSASEFSKTAERILLEKKEKPLVEGGSVLYIKALFEGLFEAPPADIELRDVLKKRLQEEGCSKLWEELRVKDPESAGSIHRNDSVRVIRALEVLYQTGKSMRTLWRERPTENQFRAYYVGIRMSPARIKEKIRKRTFQMLKSGMPEEAYFLKTKFGSSVWPFSSIGYKEALDLFEGRLNFDEALERISVLTWQYARKQTVFLKKLKDIFWIDCDNITPNEAAQAAVHYWKTNGL from the coding sequence ATGAAGTCTATACCTGTGATTACCGGCGCCACTGCCGTGGGAAAAACCGATGTAGCTCTATTGATTTTGGACATGAAAGAAGCAGACTACATTTTGAGCGCGGACTCGAGAAAAGTTTACAGAGGTCTTACCGTGGGCACTTCGTCTCCGTCGCTTGAAGAGATAAAAAAATATCCTTACGAGTTGATAAGCGTTCGGGATCCCGACAGTTTTTTTTCCGCGAGCGAATTTTCAAAAACCGCGGAAAGAATTCTGCTTGAAAAAAAAGAAAAACCTCTGGTTGAAGGCGGAAGCGTCCTCTACATAAAAGCTCTTTTTGAGGGTCTTTTTGAAGCTCCTCCTGCGGATATTGAATTGAGAGATGTTCTTAAAAAAAGGCTCCAAGAAGAGGGTTGTTCTAAACTCTGGGAGGAACTCCGGGTAAAAGATCCTGAATCGGCTGGGTCTATTCACAGAAACGACTCTGTGAGAGTTATCAGAGCGCTTGAGGTCCTCTATCAGACGGGAAAATCAATGAGAACACTTTGGAGGGAAAGACCAACCGAAAATCAATTCAGGGCTTATTACGTGGGTATTAGAATGTCGCCTGCAAGGATAAAGGAAAAGATTAGAAAAAGGACTTTTCAAATGCTGAAATCCGGCATGCCCGAGGAAGCCTATTTTTTGAAAACTAAATTCGGATCGAGTGTTTGGCCATTTAGTTCGATAGGTTACAAGGAAGCTTTAGACCTGTTCGAAGGCAGACTGAATTTTGACGAAGCTCTGGAGAGAATCTCAGTTCTCACTTGGCAATACGCGAGAAAACAGACGGTGTTTTTGAAAAAATTAAAGGATATTTTTTGGATTGACTGTGATAACATCACACCCAATGAAGCCGCACAGGCGGCGGTTCATTACTGGAAAACAAATGGATTATAA
- a CDS encoding rod shape-determining protein RodA encodes MDYKPKEKNAPDAALIAVTALILLFGLFALNQATLWAGSSFLLKQIIWIAVSIIVMFLISLNLKMSIVISYSYVIYALTVVFLFFPLLPFLGAGQANRWVDFRIFKAQPSDIAKLGLIFSLARYLSERYTFYDAVKRSFLKWRYSKKDKFYKLPAAVRRKPNDPLIIIESFVLTLIPFSIVMAEPDLGTSIVYIFIFLTMLYFSGVSLATVIYIISPFVSVLLAILLVVNSFSVTNIVFITLLFSTLIATFVIFRVKWKGVVAVMALNILVMVSAPLIWNGVLKEYQRKRVLIFLDSDSDPTGAGWHILQSKMAIGSGRIWGEGILHLEKRELSFLPEQHTDFIFPVIAKKSGFIGSVFLMTMYLLFLMRSITLAYKTKSMSYHLVIIGICSLFAFQITVNIGMTLGSLPIVGIPLPFISYGGSSMLMSFFLLGILFNLSSTSQ; translated from the coding sequence ATGGATTATAAACCTAAAGAAAAAAACGCTCCTGATGCAGCTCTTATAGCCGTCACTGCTCTGATATTATTGTTCGGACTCTTTGCTCTCAACCAGGCTACATTGTGGGCTGGTTCATCGTTTTTGCTGAAGCAGATCATATGGATTGCCGTTTCAATAATCGTGATGTTTTTGATATCTCTGAATTTAAAAATGTCTATCGTCATCTCATATTCCTATGTTATCTATGCTTTGACAGTTGTTTTCCTTTTTTTTCCCCTTTTGCCCTTTTTAGGAGCCGGTCAAGCCAACAGGTGGGTCGATTTCAGAATTTTCAAAGCTCAGCCCTCAGACATAGCCAAACTCGGTTTGATATTCTCTCTCGCAAGATATCTTTCCGAAAGGTACACGTTTTACGACGCCGTCAAGAGAAGCTTCCTCAAATGGAGATATTCAAAGAAGGACAAATTTTACAAATTGCCTGCGGCGGTGAGGAGAAAACCCAACGATCCTTTGATCATTATTGAATCATTTGTACTGACCTTAATACCTTTTTCAATAGTGATGGCAGAACCGGATTTGGGAACTTCCATAGTGTATATTTTCATATTCTTGACTATGCTCTATTTCTCGGGAGTTTCTCTGGCTACAGTTATTTATATCATCTCGCCTTTCGTCTCTGTTCTTCTTGCGATATTGCTCGTCGTGAATTCTTTCTCTGTGACAAATATTGTCTTTATAACTCTTTTGTTTTCTACCCTTATAGCGACTTTTGTCATATTCAGGGTGAAATGGAAGGGTGTGGTCGCTGTCATGGCGCTGAACATTCTGGTAATGGTTTCTGCGCCTTTGATATGGAATGGGGTTCTCAAGGAATACCAACGAAAAAGGGTTCTAATTTTTCTTGACTCCGACTCGGATCCGACAGGGGCGGGTTGGCATATTCTGCAGTCAAAAATGGCTATAGGATCCGGACGAATTTGGGGAGAAGGAATTCTCCACCTTGAAAAAAGGGAGCTTTCGTTTTTGCCTGAACAACACACGGACTTCATTTTCCCTGTGATAGCGAAAAAAAGCGGTTTTATCGGTTCAGTTTTTCTCATGACTATGTATCTGCTGTTTTTGATGAGGTCCATTACACTCGCTTACAAGACAAAATCAATGAGTTACCACCTTGTGATAATCGGCATTTGCAGTCTTTTCGCGTTTCAAATAACAGTTAACATCGGAATGACTCTCGGCTCTCTGCCAATAGTAGGCATTCCTCTGCCTTTTATAAGCTACGGCGGGTCATCCATGCTTATGTCTTTTTTTCTACTCGGCATATTGTTCAATTTGAGTTCAACCAGCCAATGA